The Bacillus sp. DX3.1 genome has a segment encoding these proteins:
- a CDS encoding VirD4-like conjugal transfer protein, CD1115 family, which produces MYTRRKQGGDSVNPKAPLKYKLAEWKVLIPMSTFLFSGIFLIANFLGNVIVEVVKTTFSDLLHPKPFHIGIEDLYTFEHPFFLYLILFLIASLCTLQFMYKIRSSFKDLNHNQKDSSRFATLDEVKQQYRAIPDKTERYEGKGGVVISRYDVISCKSILKQAKKVMDAKGMEKWQEIKKLKDSAKAGRLLIDDGAVSNLIIGTTRSGKGETFVFPTLDAYSRAELQPSLIINDPKAELLAASKKTFEKRGFHIEVLNLINPLESMSYNLLQLIKDAYKQGDTATAQTLCNTLSYSLYYNPNVKDPFWNNSAMSLCNALILAIIDKCIEEKTEDKISMYTVANMLSELGAKEIVIDMQGNTQNALDIYFEMLPADSVAKMQYATSRFATGGTTRGSIFSTTMSKLSIFTFDGIAKMTSCNSIDLKRIGFGKSIQGKGTPRVRVQIVFPDGSKESIKTDTEGRFELNFQQKVKQGQRIHVMESKTKKKMIVEIQTINKDTGETTFRVVEKQDGLQIDKIVIFEKPIAVFMIVPDYDSSNHVIASIFIRQLYFVLAKYAGLARGGKCHREVVFILDEFGNMPPIDDMGNIVTVCLGRNIRFNLIVQALPQLKMKYGDASTTIQDNCGNQIYIQSGNKETAKEISEKLGNQTINSLSRSGKGLSIDKSKTEGIDTKPLLTPTELMRFQEGESAVIRFMKRRDNKFEKIEPFPILNRGKTVMKYRWEYLGDDFDTDQSILDIDIRSLHEYVNPRDLIIDFFPKQEEEPPEQTEEQKSNVAVSEPEPVPILSEEVPEEPQFADIDEDIEIPEEAYASESVPVHESEPSSPFEPLTLENWKHKTAEEFFETHRSIWSIIEKQCMRQWNKSLADIQASTMDTFIDDLKILVTTGQIDKNIYRLINGKYGEVMDSLLEKEGVKEEV; this is translated from the coding sequence ATGTATACAAGAAGAAAGCAGGGAGGAGATAGTGTGAATCCAAAGGCACCACTGAAATACAAATTAGCTGAATGGAAAGTACTCATCCCGATGAGTACTTTTTTGTTTAGTGGAATCTTTCTTATCGCAAATTTTCTAGGAAACGTCATTGTAGAAGTAGTGAAAACAACATTTTCAGACTTATTACATCCAAAACCTTTTCATATTGGGATAGAGGATCTATATACCTTTGAACATCCATTTTTCCTCTATCTGATATTATTCCTAATTGCGAGCTTATGTACATTGCAATTCATGTACAAAATCCGTTCAAGCTTTAAAGATTTGAATCACAATCAAAAAGATTCCTCTCGCTTTGCGACATTAGATGAAGTCAAACAACAGTATCGAGCAATTCCAGATAAAACAGAGAGATATGAGGGGAAGGGTGGCGTTGTCATTTCCCGGTATGATGTGATCTCATGTAAATCAATTTTAAAACAAGCGAAAAAGGTTATGGATGCAAAAGGGATGGAAAAATGGCAAGAAATCAAAAAATTAAAAGATAGTGCAAAGGCGGGACGCTTATTAATTGATGATGGTGCCGTTAGTAATCTAATCATCGGTACCACTCGCTCAGGTAAAGGGGAAACGTTTGTGTTCCCAACACTTGATGCATATTCCCGTGCGGAACTACAACCGTCTCTTATCATCAATGATCCAAAGGCTGAACTCTTGGCGGCTTCTAAAAAAACATTTGAAAAACGAGGTTTTCATATTGAAGTTTTAAATTTAATAAATCCGTTAGAGTCCATGAGCTATAACTTGCTTCAACTCATTAAAGATGCCTACAAACAAGGAGATACAGCGACAGCGCAAACACTTTGTAATACATTATCTTACTCCCTCTACTACAATCCAAATGTAAAGGATCCATTTTGGAATAATAGTGCGATGAGTTTATGTAATGCATTAATTTTAGCGATTATAGATAAATGTATTGAGGAAAAAACAGAAGATAAAATTTCGATGTATACGGTTGCTAATATGTTATCAGAGCTTGGCGCCAAAGAAATTGTGATTGATATGCAAGGGAATACACAAAATGCATTAGACATATACTTTGAAATGCTTCCGGCTGATAGTGTGGCAAAGATGCAATATGCAACTTCTCGCTTTGCGACAGGTGGTACAACACGAGGCAGTATCTTTAGTACAACAATGAGTAAACTATCTATCTTCACATTTGATGGAATTGCTAAAATGACATCTTGTAATAGTATCGACTTAAAACGTATTGGGTTTGGAAAAAGCATACAAGGTAAAGGAACACCAAGGGTACGCGTACAAATTGTCTTTCCTGATGGATCTAAAGAAAGCATAAAAACGGATACGGAAGGACGTTTTGAACTTAACTTCCAACAAAAAGTAAAACAAGGTCAGCGTATTCATGTGATGGAAAGCAAAACAAAGAAGAAAATGATTGTAGAAATTCAAACGATTAACAAGGATACAGGTGAAACAACATTTAGGGTTGTAGAAAAACAAGATGGATTACAGATTGATAAGATTGTCATTTTTGAAAAGCCAATTGCGGTGTTTATGATTGTCCCAGACTATGATTCTAGTAATCATGTCATTGCTTCTATTTTTATTAGACAGTTATATTTTGTTCTCGCTAAGTATGCGGGATTAGCTCGTGGGGGGAAGTGTCATAGAGAAGTAGTCTTTATTTTGGATGAATTTGGAAATATGCCACCGATTGATGATATGGGGAATATTGTGACGGTATGTTTAGGGCGAAATATTCGTTTTAACCTCATCGTGCAAGCTCTTCCACAATTAAAAATGAAATATGGAGACGCAAGTACAACGATTCAGGATAATTGCGGAAATCAAATCTATATTCAATCTGGGAATAAAGAAACCGCCAAAGAAATATCCGAAAAGTTAGGGAATCAAACAATTAATTCGTTGTCTCGAAGTGGAAAAGGATTGTCTATTGATAAGAGTAAAACGGAAGGAATCGATACGAAACCATTATTAACACCAACTGAGTTAATGAGATTCCAAGAAGGGGAAAGCGCCGTTATACGTTTTATGAAGCGCCGAGATAATAAATTTGAAAAGATAGAGCCTTTCCCGATTCTAAACCGAGGAAAAACGGTTATGAAATATCGCTGGGAATACTTAGGGGACGATTTTGATACAGATCAATCTATTTTAGATATCGATATTCGTTCTTTACATGAATATGTGAATCCAAGGGATCTTATTATTGACTTCTTCCCAAAACAAGAAGAGGAACCACCTGAACAAACAGAGGAACAAAAATCAAATGTAGCAGTATCCGAACCAGAACCTGTGCCGATTCTCTCAGAAGAGGTTCCGGAGGAACCACAATTTGCGGATATTGATGAGGATATTGAGATTCCTGAAGAAGCGTATGCATCTGAATCAGTTCCAGTGCATGAATCAGAACCTTCTAGTCCATTTGAACCACTTACCTTAGAAAATTGGAAGCACAAAACAGCAGAAGAATTTTTTGAAACACATCGTTCTATTTGGAGCATTATTGAAAAACAATGTATGAGGCAATGGAATAAGTCATTAGCGGATATTCAAGCCAGTACGATGGATACATTCATTGACGATTTGAAAATATTAGTGACAACAGGACAAATTGATAAGAACATTTATCGGTTGATTAACGGGAAATATGGTGAAGTTATGGATAGTTTACTAGAAAAAGAAGGCGTGAAGGAGGAAGTGTGA
- a CDS encoding pLS20_p028 family conjugation system transmembrane protein has product MNDEKVLETLKMFNDYLEIGGFINYILRSIGWMIIMGLSYLVDALEGITDKILLVKTLFASEEIQSFVRDFQPVLYVLFAFSLVYIGYTLIFNRKTNREQIAVNIFISMGVIVLLSTAMMQADKFTDKAIKAVDLKGSGTTSEKIIKDGLTDVAQFDIEKWKTTKLKEPNKIPQENIRRIDILEKIDKGFKIDKDTDLSGDGKKILEKKMSIAPNGKEVLIDLKNGWFDFWPDKYYRWDWDFWKIAPSLFVIGMTLLFTAIKLGKLCFELAFSYILANLVAPADVANGQKTKHILLNILNSFLIMIMIFISLKLYLIGMNYIHENVDGIAYVLALVCLSLAVVDGPVICERIFGIDAGLKNGWGVVAGGYALGKGISKATGNIASKAGNMLKSTGNGALQAGAGAAGVASGYKNAGKTNGGEQKDQKQGKEQQGKENGKESKEKQGDADGGANGTGNSSLQNEMSESGSGTENSQASQGEAGGGATSLQDEMKSSGFDKDDKNGGQGSSANLTKNTASGGAPTSASGGSQSGGGAPTSASGGSQSGGGAPTSASGGSQSGGSGAPTSASGGSQSGSSGAPSGASGTPQSGSSGVPTSAPEPSQSSHSGTSSSGESSSGSSRPVDTAPSSTNDIPAPQRENRTIGQYAKDRLSNAFHNSPTVQQTKRSYQLGQNTGESLRNKRQNKNESKNQNVNQNPRKDHRKDA; this is encoded by the coding sequence ATGAATGATGAAAAAGTCTTGGAAACATTGAAGATGTTTAATGATTATTTAGAAATAGGTGGCTTTATCAATTATATACTCCGTTCAATTGGATGGATGATTATCATGGGATTGTCATACCTGGTAGATGCATTAGAAGGAATTACAGATAAAATTCTTTTGGTAAAAACGTTGTTTGCTTCAGAAGAAATACAGTCATTTGTGCGAGATTTCCAACCCGTTTTATATGTACTATTCGCTTTTTCGCTCGTTTATATTGGATACACATTGATATTTAATAGAAAGACGAATCGAGAACAAATTGCAGTCAACATTTTTATCAGTATGGGTGTAATTGTGTTACTGAGTACAGCTATGATGCAAGCAGATAAGTTTACAGATAAAGCGATTAAGGCAGTGGATCTTAAAGGAAGTGGAACAACAAGTGAAAAAATCATAAAAGATGGTCTCACGGATGTAGCGCAGTTTGACATAGAAAAATGGAAAACTACAAAACTGAAAGAGCCTAATAAAATTCCACAAGAGAACATTAGAAGAATTGATATTTTAGAGAAAATAGATAAGGGTTTTAAAATAGATAAAGATACAGATTTATCAGGTGATGGAAAAAAAATCTTAGAAAAGAAAATGAGTATTGCACCAAATGGAAAAGAAGTACTTATAGATTTGAAAAATGGATGGTTTGATTTTTGGCCAGATAAATATTATCGCTGGGACTGGGATTTCTGGAAAATCGCTCCGTCTCTGTTTGTCATTGGTATGACACTGTTATTTACAGCAATCAAACTTGGGAAATTGTGCTTTGAACTAGCTTTCAGCTACATTCTAGCAAACTTAGTTGCACCGGCAGATGTGGCAAACGGACAGAAGACAAAGCATATTCTTCTTAATATCTTAAATTCTTTTTTAATTATGATTATGATCTTTATTTCATTAAAACTCTACCTTATCGGCATGAATTATATTCATGAAAATGTAGATGGGATTGCTTACGTCTTGGCTTTAGTTTGTTTGAGTCTTGCGGTCGTAGATGGTCCGGTTATTTGTGAACGTATATTTGGTATTGATGCGGGGCTTAAAAATGGCTGGGGAGTCGTTGCAGGTGGATATGCACTTGGAAAGGGAATCAGTAAAGCAACCGGCAATATAGCGTCCAAAGCTGGTAACATGTTAAAAAGTACAGGTAATGGTGCATTACAAGCAGGTGCGGGTGCCGCCGGCGTCGCAAGTGGATATAAAAATGCAGGGAAAACAAATGGTGGAGAGCAAAAGGATCAGAAACAAGGAAAGGAACAACAGGGTAAGGAAAATGGGAAAGAAAGCAAAGAAAAACAAGGCGATGCCGATGGCGGGGCAAATGGAACTGGTAATTCATCTTTACAAAATGAAATGAGTGAATCAGGTTCTGGAACAGAAAATAGTCAAGCGTCCCAAGGCGAGGCAGGCGGTGGCGCTACGTCCTTGCAAGATGAAATGAAATCATCTGGTTTTGATAAAGATGATAAAAATGGAGGACAGGGTTCTTCAGCTAATCTTACAAAAAATACAGCAAGCGGAGGAGCACCAACAAGTGCGTCAGGAGGATCTCAATCAGGTGGAGGAGCACCAACAAGTGCGTCAGGAGGATCTCAATCAGGTGGAGGAGCACCAACAAGTGCATCAGGAGGATCTCAATCAGGAGGTAGCGGGGCACCAACAAGTGCATCAGGAGGATCTCAATCAGGTAGTAGCGGAGCACCATCAGGTGCATCAGGAACACCTCAATCGGGTAGTAGCGGAGTACCAACAAGTGCACCAGAACCGTCACAATCAAGTCATAGCGGAACATCATCAAGCGGTGAGAGTTCTTCAGGTTCATCTCGTCCAGTAGATACAGCGCCATCTTCTACAAATGATATCCCAGCACCGCAAAGAGAAAATCGTACAATTGGACAATATGCAAAGGATCGCCTTTCCAATGCTTTTCATAATTCTCCAACAGTACAACAGACAAAACGTTCTTATCAGCTTGGACAAAATACAGGGGAGAGTTTACGAAATAAACGCCAAAATAAGAATGAAAGTAAAAATCAAAATGTAAATCAGAATCCAAGGAAAGATCATAGAAAAGATGCATAA
- a CDS encoding DUF5592 family protein, translating to MANYNIPKEIRTELKINKALFLFDLLFIIGLVVFTMTTKPLVHPMFQIPYYIFMFIIGVILIVRPNTNPQKRMFEALFIALARKRSTYCAIDQEQD from the coding sequence ATGGCAAATTATAATATCCCGAAAGAAATACGAACGGAATTAAAGATTAACAAAGCATTATTTTTATTTGATCTACTGTTTATTATTGGACTTGTGGTTTTCACCATGACAACGAAGCCTTTGGTTCATCCCATGTTTCAAATTCCATATTATATTTTTATGTTCATCATAGGAGTAATTTTGATTGTTCGTCCAAATACAAATCCACAAAAGCGGATGTTTGAGGCATTGTTTATTGCACTAGCCAGAAAACGTTCTACGTATTGTGCAATTGACCAGGAACAAGACTGA
- a CDS encoding type IV secretion system protein VirB4: MGMSVLNFLKRKQKKEEKKEKKKINPNLVAKIQPQGGIKFPELCVQNGDGLQTCIHVYGYQTTVNDFWQEPIMNIPNVITTLDIISDSRKVVIESINKSMAEQSVRHANAKENIERIEAEQQFNELEQLYQQVSKGEVLKRVHLRLYISARTMAELEKQAKEVMETLESYNFRGAIFLNEQEHEWASLTSSFEMQKQYINKRNGKEVPALSLAGGFPFHFTFLNDPYGIYYGTTKTKGSVIFDLFHKDKQRKSYNGVVIGKMGVGKSTLLKKIMSDNAMKGYKIRGFDITGEFEDIVQEYSGKQIALDGSQGQINPLQVYKTAETEEVSFTQHLSKMSVFYRFIAPEAKDDEIKEYENLLRKMYVQQELWSDELGAQNNITSLPAKEYPIFSGYLHLVRTELYEDIEAGIHRSNVSATRKERLELIELNLINLVDNYGHLFNGVSTIDDFSKEQIVFFSLRHLMSLKPEIYQAQIFSVMNLMWDEMLENGKPQWKAFDKKEIQFEDVIRYLIIMDEAHHLINTSERSQHAVQFTIKFSREARKYFAGIVFASHSIRDFVPEDASLAAVEEIKKLFELTQYKFIMQQDSNNLDMLRRVFAGQISTSELNEIPFLPTGDVLLCISAVKNILFKVDVTEEELALFGGGA, from the coding sequence ATGGGCATGTCTGTACTTAACTTTTTAAAGAGAAAACAAAAGAAAGAAGAGAAAAAAGAAAAGAAAAAGATAAATCCGAATTTGGTTGCCAAGATTCAACCGCAAGGCGGAATCAAATTTCCGGAATTATGTGTCCAAAATGGAGATGGATTACAAACGTGTATTCATGTATATGGCTATCAAACTACGGTAAATGACTTTTGGCAAGAGCCTATTATGAATATACCGAATGTGATTACAACGTTAGATATCATAAGTGACAGCCGAAAAGTAGTGATTGAATCCATTAATAAATCAATGGCGGAACAAAGCGTTCGACATGCGAACGCAAAAGAAAATATTGAACGAATTGAAGCGGAACAACAGTTTAACGAGTTAGAACAGTTGTATCAACAAGTATCAAAAGGCGAAGTACTGAAACGAGTTCATTTACGTCTCTATATTTCGGCACGAACAATGGCAGAGCTAGAAAAACAAGCAAAAGAGGTCATGGAAACACTAGAATCTTATAACTTCAGAGGTGCCATTTTCTTAAATGAACAAGAACATGAATGGGCTTCCCTTACATCAAGTTTTGAGATGCAAAAGCAATATATTAATAAACGAAATGGGAAAGAAGTACCGGCTCTTTCTTTAGCGGGAGGTTTTCCATTTCACTTTACATTTCTAAATGATCCATACGGTATTTACTATGGCACAACCAAAACAAAAGGGAGTGTCATTTTTGATTTGTTTCATAAAGACAAACAGCGTAAAAGTTACAATGGTGTTGTAATTGGAAAGATGGGAGTCGGAAAATCTACCTTATTGAAAAAAATTATGAGTGATAATGCGATGAAGGGATATAAGATTCGAGGATTTGATATTACAGGTGAATTTGAAGATATTGTACAGGAGTATAGCGGGAAACAAATTGCACTAGATGGATCGCAAGGACAAATCAATCCGCTTCAAGTTTATAAAACGGCAGAAACGGAAGAGGTATCTTTTACTCAGCATTTATCCAAAATGAGTGTCTTTTATCGTTTTATTGCACCTGAGGCAAAAGATGATGAAATTAAAGAGTATGAGAACTTACTTCGTAAAATGTATGTGCAACAGGAATTATGGAGTGATGAGCTAGGTGCGCAAAATAATATTACAAGTTTACCAGCAAAGGAGTATCCTATTTTCTCAGGTTATTTACATCTTGTTCGTACAGAATTATATGAAGATATAGAGGCGGGAATCCATCGTTCCAATGTGAGTGCTACTCGTAAGGAACGATTAGAACTCATTGAATTAAATCTAATAAATTTAGTTGATAATTATGGACACTTGTTCAATGGTGTATCAACGATAGACGATTTCTCAAAAGAGCAAATCGTCTTTTTTTCATTACGTCATCTTATGAGTTTGAAACCGGAAATCTATCAAGCGCAGATCTTCAGTGTCATGAATTTAATGTGGGATGAAATGTTGGAAAATGGAAAGCCACAGTGGAAAGCATTTGATAAAAAGGAAATTCAATTTGAAGATGTAATTCGCTATCTCATCATTATGGATGAAGCGCATCATTTGATTAATACAAGTGAACGGAGTCAACATGCCGTACAATTTACAATCAAGTTTAGCCGGGAAGCTCGTAAATATTTTGCTGGCATTGTATTCGCCAGTCACTCGATTCGTGACTTCGTTCCAGAGGATGCTAGTCTGGCGGCAGTAGAAGAGATTAAGAAGTTATTTGAATTAACGCAGTACAAATTCATTATGCAACAAGATAGTAACAATCTGGATATGTTACGACGAGTATTTGCGGGGCAAATCAGTACAAGTGAATTGAATGAAATTCCGTTTTTACCAACAGGAGATGTCCTACTTTGCATTAGTGCTGTAAAGAATATTTTATTTAAAGTCGATGTGACAGAAGAAGAGTTAGCGTTGTTTGGAGGAGGGGCATAA
- a CDS encoding bifunctional lytic transglycosylase/C40 family peptidase produces MHLVLKIIPKKWLIIIALSLLFLLGTILLGATMVLIGGMEGNKKQGNITYPQGGVGTANVSAEVLKWEPTIRKYAQQFGIEGFVPLMLSQMMQESGGRGLDPMQSSEGAYNTKYCKAPNCITDPDYSIWAGVQEFKHAIERAGVTGPGDMDHIKTALQAYNFGTGFFDFIAKNGGKYTKELAIQFSAEQYQKEKHTGKYRCVRPEMIPYNACYGDALYVDAVLKYYTPGAPVNGGGGNAGGGSSGSQVADVGRQWIGRSTYVFGGGRNTTDIAMGIFDCSSFVRWAFEQVGMNVSSIGSVSTETLNKIGTQISPMEMKAGDVIFFDTYKHDGHVGIVIDQNTFIGCQTNKGVSIENLSNPYWGKVFKGHVRRY; encoded by the coding sequence ATGCATCTTGTACTGAAGATTATTCCGAAAAAGTGGCTGATTATCATCGCTCTTAGTCTACTTTTTCTCCTTGGAACGATTCTTTTAGGAGCTACGATGGTACTCATCGGTGGAATGGAGGGAAATAAAAAACAAGGAAACATTACATACCCACAAGGAGGTGTGGGGACAGCAAATGTTTCGGCTGAAGTGTTGAAATGGGAACCGACAATTCGAAAATATGCCCAGCAATTCGGCATAGAAGGCTTCGTCCCGTTAATGCTTAGTCAAATGATGCAGGAGAGTGGCGGACGAGGACTTGATCCCATGCAGAGTTCCGAAGGTGCATATAATACTAAGTACTGTAAAGCACCAAACTGTATTACAGATCCAGATTATAGTATTTGGGCTGGTGTTCAAGAATTTAAGCATGCGATTGAGCGAGCGGGTGTAACGGGACCAGGAGATATGGATCACATTAAAACAGCTTTACAAGCCTACAACTTTGGAACAGGATTTTTCGATTTCATTGCAAAAAACGGTGGAAAATACACAAAAGAATTAGCCATTCAATTCTCCGCAGAGCAATATCAAAAGGAAAAGCATACGGGAAAGTATCGTTGTGTACGTCCAGAAATGATTCCTTATAATGCATGTTACGGCGACGCGCTCTATGTTGATGCGGTGCTGAAATATTATACGCCAGGTGCACCAGTAAATGGTGGTGGAGGTAATGCAGGAGGCGGTTCTTCCGGCTCACAAGTTGCTGATGTTGGCCGTCAATGGATTGGACGTTCTACCTATGTATTTGGTGGTGGTCGAAACACAACTGACATCGCAATGGGCATCTTTGATTGTAGTAGTTTTGTACGCTGGGCATTTGAACAAGTGGGAATGAATGTGAGTTCAATTGGAAGTGTAAGTACAGAAACTTTGAATAAAATTGGGACGCAAATTTCACCAATGGAGATGAAAGCCGGTGATGTCATTTTCTTTGATACGTATAAGCATGATGGTCATGTTGGAATTGTAATTGACCAGAATACTTTCATTGGTTGTCAAACGAACAAGGGCGTTTCAATCGAAAATTTATCAAATCCATATTGGGGTAAAGTGTTTAAAGGACATGTGAGACGATATTAA
- a CDS encoding MerR family transcriptional regulator: MSEPIEKDKRKFWFITLAIVIAGVTFLNIFLYASNDETGDVKQLKVQNQVLKTENDELKKKVKETLPSEQEQERQAYLSTVEKFIQLSFHREKQGYEERRVQAKKLMKEEVFQLFYPTDTFEMEDTYVSKPSDMKLYLQAYMIGASQVEIIAEFQNTVTIGSQGKTDKTKNVMKVTVQKNQENWQVTNVEELSVQIIAS, encoded by the coding sequence ATGAGTGAGCCAATTGAAAAGGATAAAAGAAAATTCTGGTTTATAACGCTTGCAATTGTCATTGCGGGCGTTACTTTTTTGAACATCTTTTTGTATGCCAGTAATGATGAAACGGGCGATGTCAAACAATTAAAAGTCCAAAATCAGGTGTTGAAAACTGAAAATGATGAACTGAAAAAGAAAGTGAAAGAAACACTTCCTTCGGAACAGGAACAAGAGCGTCAAGCGTATCTTTCAACAGTAGAAAAATTTATTCAGTTATCGTTTCATCGAGAAAAACAAGGGTATGAGGAGCGAAGAGTACAAGCGAAAAAACTCATGAAGGAAGAAGTGTTTCAGCTCTTTTATCCAACGGATACATTTGAAATGGAAGATACATACGTATCTAAACCATCCGATATGAAGTTATATTTACAAGCCTATATGATTGGTGCTTCTCAGGTAGAAATCATTGCGGAATTTCAAAATACAGTGACCATTGGATCGCAAGGGAAAACGGATAAAACAAAAAATGTGATGAAAGTGACTGTGCAAAAAAATCAAGAGAATTGGCAAGTAACCAATGTAGAAGAACTATCAGTTCAAATCATTGCATCTTAA
- the mobP2 gene encoding MobP2 family relaxase produces MSQSTSPSQVTVTPGVVTVSKFVTADGKTFQDYVEYVDREDAKREGEAHEKMFSLYQDYMGDTEKTSSLFTEHSNGLKENEKKDLKKVFQLAQKNKSIMWQDVITFDNHWLAEHGVYDPRTRTVDETKLMDVTRLAMKEMLKRERLEHTAVWSGAIHYNTDNLHIHVATVEPFPTRDRGKRKQKTLDAMKGKVVQNIMDRGQEQKQINDLIRKNMVAKKKEDSTLTWRNRELKPLFQFIYRRLPEDKRQWQYSYNTLSPLRPHLDALTQKYIEKHHKEDYKQFLQKLDKEVDVLKKAYGEGSGDKKRYENYKENKIEELHKRMGNAFLQEMKAYDKERQRIDKMLDQNPRKQKNFQQNVSMQYALKKMEGAFKSEYESWKNQRYYERLQRDIQQQNERGYER; encoded by the coding sequence ATGAGTCAATCAACAAGTCCTTCACAAGTAACTGTGACCCCCGGTGTCGTGACCGTGTCCAAGTTTGTTACGGCGGATGGGAAAACATTTCAAGATTATGTGGAGTATGTTGACCGGGAAGATGCAAAAAGAGAAGGCGAAGCGCATGAGAAAATGTTTTCTCTGTATCAAGACTATATGGGAGATACGGAGAAGACATCTTCACTCTTTACGGAGCATAGTAACGGTTTAAAGGAAAATGAAAAGAAGGACCTTAAAAAGGTATTCCAGCTCGCACAAAAAAATAAGAGTATTATGTGGCAAGATGTGATCACATTTGATAATCATTGGCTAGCAGAACACGGCGTGTATGATCCCAGGACACGTACTGTAGATGAAACAAAGTTGATGGATGTCACCAGGTTAGCGATGAAAGAAATGTTGAAAAGAGAACGGTTAGAACATACGGCAGTTTGGTCAGGAGCGATTCACTATAATACGGATAACCTTCATATTCATGTTGCAACTGTTGAACCATTTCCAACGAGAGATCGTGGGAAGCGAAAACAAAAAACGTTGGATGCGATGAAGGGGAAAGTTGTTCAAAATATTATGGATCGTGGTCAGGAACAAAAACAGATTAATGATCTGATTCGAAAGAATATGGTTGCAAAAAAGAAAGAAGATTCCACTTTAACATGGCGCAATCGAGAATTGAAACCATTGTTCCAGTTTATTTATCGTCGTTTACCAGAGGACAAAAGACAATGGCAATACAGCTACAATACATTGAGCCCACTACGTCCTCATCTTGATGCATTAACGCAAAAATATATCGAAAAGCATCATAAGGAAGATTATAAACAGTTTCTTCAAAAGTTAGATAAAGAAGTGGATGTGCTCAAGAAAGCGTATGGAGAAGGTTCAGGTGATAAGAAGCGATATGAAAATTATAAGGAAAATAAAATTGAAGAGCTTCATAAACGGATGGGAAATGCATTTTTACAAGAGATGAAAGCGTACGATAAGGAAAGACAGCGTATTGATAAAATGTTAGATCAAAATCCTAGAAAGCAAAAAAACTTCCAGCAAAATGTTTCCATGCAATATGCACTCAAAAAGATGGAGGGCGCATTTAAAAGTGAGTATGAGAGCTGGAAGAACCAACGTTATTATGAACGCCTTCAGAGAGATATTCAACAACAAAATGAGAGGGGATACGAACGATGA